The proteins below come from a single Rhodopirellula bahusiensis genomic window:
- a CDS encoding sulfatase-like hydrolase/transferase, producing the protein MHPINLGLRWLPLVAVLAIAVASPSTADERPNFLVIVVDDQSPLDLKIYNPDSPLETPNIDRLAASGMVFDGAHHMGAWSGAVCTPSRHMIMTGRTVWHIPQRRPNAKKKRNNPSVRYPDESLAPKDLPEYTMAAIFNRAGYDTMRTCKKGNSYPAANEQFTVVRDASKRGGTEETGSAWHGKQVLDYLDQRDAAADEDPFLIYFGFSHPHDTRDGTPELLAKYGATNHTDRESLPPANPKQPALPPNHLEAHPFHHGHPKLRDEVAVSGVWERRDERTIRNELGREFACSENIDIQIGKVLNRLEQMGELDNTYIVYTSDHGMAIGRHGLQGKQNLYEHTWRVPFIIQGPDIPKGKRAIGNLYLLDLLPTLVDLAKIDRPETLEGQSLQPVIRGEQDLLRDVLYGVYCGGTKPGMRSVKKGDWKLIKYDALDGKVRETQLFNLAANPLEYLPEHKRESELETDLAENPDYAEKRQELEALLLSEMQRLDDPYRLWDQPQETSVNP; encoded by the coding sequence ATGCATCCCATCAACCTTGGCCTGAGATGGCTACCTCTCGTCGCGGTGCTCGCCATCGCAGTTGCGTCGCCTTCCACTGCAGACGAACGCCCGAACTTTTTGGTGATCGTCGTCGATGATCAATCGCCGCTTGACCTGAAGATTTACAACCCCGACTCACCGCTCGAAACACCCAACATCGATCGCTTGGCCGCATCTGGGATGGTGTTCGATGGGGCTCACCACATGGGCGCTTGGTCAGGCGCCGTTTGCACACCTTCGCGGCACATGATCATGACGGGACGCACCGTTTGGCATATCCCACAGCGACGCCCCAACGCGAAGAAGAAACGCAACAATCCAAGTGTTCGCTATCCAGACGAAAGTTTGGCACCAAAGGATTTGCCCGAATACACAATGGCGGCCATCTTCAACCGAGCTGGCTACGACACGATGCGAACATGCAAGAAGGGCAATAGCTATCCCGCCGCCAACGAGCAGTTCACCGTGGTGCGAGACGCGTCCAAACGCGGCGGGACCGAAGAAACCGGCAGTGCGTGGCATGGCAAGCAAGTCCTCGACTACTTGGACCAGCGTGACGCGGCCGCTGACGAAGATCCCTTCCTGATCTACTTCGGGTTCTCACACCCGCACGACACTCGAGACGGCACGCCAGAACTGCTCGCGAAATATGGAGCGACCAACCACACCGATCGTGAATCTTTGCCGCCCGCGAATCCGAAGCAACCCGCTTTGCCGCCGAACCACTTGGAAGCTCATCCATTTCATCATGGTCACCCCAAACTGCGTGACGAAGTCGCAGTCAGTGGTGTCTGGGAACGCCGCGACGAACGCACGATCCGCAACGAACTTGGACGTGAGTTTGCATGCAGCGAAAACATCGACATCCAAATCGGCAAGGTCCTCAACCGACTCGAGCAGATGGGCGAATTGGACAACACCTACATCGTTTACACCTCCGATCACGGCATGGCGATCGGTCGCCATGGATTGCAAGGCAAACAAAACCTGTACGAACACACCTGGCGGGTGCCCTTTATCATCCAAGGCCCCGACATTCCCAAGGGTAAACGTGCGATCGGAAATCTGTATCTGCTCGACCTGCTGCCGACGCTCGTCGATCTTGCAAAGATTGATCGCCCCGAGACGCTGGAAGGGCAGTCGCTTCAGCCAGTCATCCGTGGCGAACAAGACCTGCTGCGCGACGTCTTGTACGGCGTCTACTGCGGCGGTACCAAACCGGGAATGCGAAGCGTGAAGAAGGGCGATTGGAAGCTGATCAAGTACGACGCGTTGGACGGCAAAGTCCGAGAAACTCAGTTGTTCAACTTGGCCGCGAATCCGCTGGAATACTTACCCGAACACAAACGAGAGTCGGAACTCGAAACGGACCTCGCGGAAAACCCAGACTACGCCGAGAAACGCCAGGAATTAGAAGCGTTGCTGCTGTCGGAGATGCAACGCCTGGACGATCCCTATCGTCTTTGGGACCAACCGCAAGAGACGTCGGTCAATCCTTGA